From Penicillium psychrofluorescens genome assembly, chromosome: 1, one genomic window encodes:
- a CDS encoding uncharacterized protein (ID:PFLUO_000692-T1.cds;~source:funannotate): MSDGTIKKADKDFTKDADKLIPEAEALAKTDVQGAIDKLLALEKQTRQASDLATTSRLLIAIVTISKESGDWSLLNDQVLLLSKKHAQLKQATTKMVQAVMGFLDETPNIDVKLTVIETLRTVTEGKIFVEVERARVTRILSNIKKTQGDLNSAADILCELQVETFGSMSRREKTEFILEQVALCIERGDWTQAQILSRKVNKRYFSRKQKKTPEQIEKLKKEAEEREKTRGPDEPPMEVDDDVTDLKLRYYDQQITLANHDYKYLEVCKNYREVLDTEAVENKPEQLRAALARVVYYIVLSPYDNEQSDLLHRIQQDSRLSQVPVEARLVKLFTVPELMRWPMVAEQFGPHLCSTDVFDAEAKQSAENDAHRRWQDLRKRVIEHNVRVVAKYYTRIQMGRLTQLLDLTEEETEKYISELVTSKTIYAKIDRPARLVNFAKPSDADDVLNGWSSDMKSLLGLLERIDHLITKEEMMARILPTREKTKAR, encoded by the exons ATGTCGGACGGCACCATTAAGAAGGCCGACAAGGACTTCACCAAGGATGCGGATAAGCTGATCCCCGAGGCAGAGGCTCTGGCAAAG ACCGATGTTCAGGGTGCCATCGATAAGCTgttggcgctggagaagcaAACACGACAG GCCTCCGATCTGGCCACGACCTCGCGACTCTTGATTGCCATCGTCACCATCAGCAAGGAATCCGGCGATTGGAGCCTCCTCAACGATCAAGTGCTCCTTCTCTCCAAGAAACATGCCCAACTCAAGCAGGCAACAACGAAGATGGTGCAGGCGGTGATGGGATTCCTGGATGAGACGCCGAACATAGACGTGAAGTTGACTGTGATCGAGACCCTGCGGACGGTGACGGAGGGAAAG ATCTTTGTCGAGGTAGAGCGAGCCCGCGTCACACGCATCCTTTCGAATATCAAGAAAACCCAAGGCGATCTCAACTCAGCGGCAGATATCCTGTGTGAGTTGCAAGTGGAGACTTTCGGGTCGATGTCGCGACGGGAGAAGACCGAATTCATCTTGGAGCAAGTCGCCCTGTGCATCGAGCGTGGCGATTGGACACAGGCCCAGATTCTCAGCCGCAAGGTCAACAAGCGGTATTTCTCTCGCAAACAGAAGAAGACCCCCGAGCAGattgagaagctcaagaaagaggcggaggagcgAGAGAAGACCCGCGGACCGGACGAACCGCCCATGGAggtggatgacgatgtcaCGGATCTCAAGCTCCGCTACTACGACCAGCAGATTACTCTGGCCAACCATGACTACAAGTACCTCGAGGTCTGCAAGAACTACCGAGAAGTCCTGGACACAGAGGCGGTAGAGAACAAGCCGGAGCAGCTGCGTGCG GCTCTGGCCCGCGTCGTGTATTATATCGTTCTGTCTCCGTACGACAATGAGCAGTCAGACCTCCTGCACCGGATCCAGCAAGACTCGCGCCTGTCCCAGGTACCCGTGGAAGCGCGACTGGTGAAGCTGTTCACCGTCCCCGAACTGATGCGCTGGCCCATGGTGGCAGAGCAGTTCGGCCCGCACCTTTGCAGCACCGACGTTTTCGATGCCGAGGCGAAGCAGTCCGCCGAGAATGACGCGCACCGGAGATGGCAGGATCTGCGGAAGCGCGTGATTGAGCATAACGTCCGCGTGGTGGCCAAATACTACACCCGTATCCAGATGGGCCGGTTGACCCAGCTGCTGGACctgaccgaggaggagacggagaagtACATCAGCGAGCTGGTGACCTCGAAGACCATCTACGCGAAGATCGACCGGCCGGCGCGGCTGGTCAACTTTGCCAAACCGAGCGATGCGGACGATGTTCTCAACGGGTGGAGCAGTGACATGAAGAGCCTGCTGGGCCTTCTGGAGCGCATTGATCATTTgatcaccaaggaggagatgatggctcGCATCCTGCCGACTCgcgagaagaccaaggccCGTTGA
- a CDS encoding uncharacterized protein (ID:PFLUO_000695-T1.cds;~source:funannotate) translates to MAEPPANDAEWAAQINQMKEWLPDKPVAHTTIPLSVHRTIDHTLLKLPIELSQIDTLCAEAREHDFATVCVRLEHVARAAENLKDTPGTEVACVVGFPEGTHRTADKVREATEAVTNGASELDMVINYPLIREGKYTAVWEDIVAVRKAAPRPIRLKTIIEAGQLSKDEQIAATIVCCLAGADFVKTSTGFSGGGASVQSVTQMRIVADLCGRDCKVKASGGVRTAEDCIRMLKAGAERIGTSAGVQIMTALNEGEVLEQGASHAVY, encoded by the coding sequence ATGGCTGAACCACCGGCCAACGATGCCGAGTGGGCGGCACAGATTAACCAGATGAAGGAGTGGCTCCCGGACAAGCCAGTCGCACATACAACCATCCCATTAAGCGTGCACCGCACAATCGACCACACGCTACTCAAGCTCCCAATCGAGCTCTCCCAAATCGACACTCTCTGCGCCGAAGCCCGCGAGCATGACTTTGCCACCGTCTGCGTGCGGCTGGAGCACGTCGCCCGCGCCGCAGAGAACCTCAAAGACACACCGGGCACGGAGGTAGCCTGCGTCGTGGGATTCCCAGAGGGCACGCACCGCACAGCGGACAAAGTGCGCGAGGCGACAGAGGCCGTGACGAACGGCGCCTCTGAGCTGGACATGGTGATCAATTACCCACTCATTCGGGAAGGGAAATATACGGCCGTCTGGGAGGACATCGTAGCGGTGCGCAAGGCCGCTCCGCGGCCGATACGCTTGAAGACGATCATCGAGGCTGGACAGCTGAGCAAGGACGAGCAAATAGCCGCTACCATAGTGTGCTGCCTGGCTGGCGCGGATTTCGTCAAGACCAGTACGGGCTTTagcggcggcggggccaGTGTTCAGAGTGTCACGCAGATGCGCATTGTCGCGGACTTGTGCGGCAGGGATTGCAAGGTCAAGGCGAGCGGCGGCGTGCGCACAGCCGAGGATTGTATACGCATGCTTAAGGCTGGGGCGGAGAGGATTGGCACGAGCGCTGGGGTTCAGATCATGACTGCCCTGAACGAGGGCGAAGTTCTCGAGCAAGGAGCCAGTCATGCGGTGTACTGA
- a CDS encoding uncharacterized protein (ID:PFLUO_000689-T1.cds;~source:funannotate), with protein sequence MVLAVDLLNPTPQAEARKHKLKALVPAPRSFFMDVKCPGCFTITTVFSHAQTVVICAGCSTVLCQPTGGKARLTEGCSFRRK encoded by the exons ATG GTTCTCGCGGTCGACCTCCTCAACCCTACGCCTCAGGCCGAGGCCCGTAAGCACAAGCTGAAG GCTCTCGTGCCCGCTCCCCGCTCCTTCTTCATGGACGTCAAGTGCCCCGGCTgcttcaccatcaccaccgtctTCTCCCACGCCCAGACCGTCGTCATCTGTGCCGGCTGCTCGACCGTGCTTTGCCAGCCCACCGGTGGCAAGGCCCGTCTGACCGAGGGCTGCTCGTTCCGCCGGAAGTAG
- a CDS encoding uncharacterized protein (ID:PFLUO_000694-T1.cds;~source:funannotate) yields the protein MSTSKPKTPYFSNGQALQSPPLTVRASRFAESVYNFLGLYVVSFFSRHRVPGGVVGARARVPGGLEEAAEAVVAALGRAQDPGDVLGAWMMFGDRSVGAVGEEDGW from the exons ATGTCCACCAGCAAGCCGAAAACCCCCTATTTTTCCAACGGACAGGCTCTGCAGAG TCCTCCGCTCACCGTCCGGGCCTCCCGTTTCGCAGAGAGCGTTTACAACTTCCTCGGCCTCTATGTGGTCAGCTTCTTCTCT CGACACCGCGTTCCCGGTGGGGTGGTGGGAGCTCGGGCTCGAGTTCCTGGGGgcctggaggaggcggcggaggcggtggtggcggctCTGGGCCGGGCTCAGGACCCGGGAGACGTATTGGGCGCGTGGATGATGTTCGGGGACCGGAGTGTGGGAGCTGtcggtgaggaggatgggTGGTAG
- a CDS encoding uncharacterized protein (ID:PFLUO_000690-T1.cds;~source:funannotate), with product MSTEQLSVNIEKIDGQMKELIDAFEAHPQIQPPNTHPTLYFLLDFIRNTHRMLQGIDADKLASGDQAARDAVQEVVGRNQFANLLINDTTGKLALMTGSDPANPVDVGSDIKSKAGALTET from the exons ATGAGCACCGAGCAACTGAGCGTCAATATCGAAAAGATCGATGGCCAGATGAAGGAGCTGATCGA TGCCTTCGAAGCCCACCCCCAGATCCAACCCCCGAACACACACCCCACGCTCTACTTTCTGCTAGACTTTATCCGCAACACCCACCGCATGCTGCAGGGGATTGACGCCGACAAACTTGCCTCGGGCGACCAGGCCGCGCGCGATGCCGTGCAGGAGGTTGTCGGCCGTAACCAGTTTGCTAATCTGTTGATCAATGATACCACCGGCAAGCTGGCCCTCATGACGGGCAGCGACCCGGCCAATCCCGTTGACGTTGGGTCGGATATCAAGAGCAAGGCAGGGGCTTTGACGGAGACCTGA
- a CDS encoding uncharacterized protein (ID:PFLUO_000693-T1.cds;~source:funannotate) has translation MKDASNDTAQFAPLMAAWNTENQVHLIVGANPLAAARCAKSLEAGAKPIVIAPETVDMHFTLSEHISRGAAQWVRRGFHDDDLTSLGREEVDQVVDVVFVTLGSNHPLSTHISKLCHRLRIPVNVSDAPELCSFTLLSTYSDGPLHVGITTSGRGCKLASRLRREIAAFLPSNLGVTIDRLGAVRRRLWEEDSAAGLGDVSFEGDEDDSTGQKHTFNTLVTEDDVAAAKTRRMRWLSQICEYWPLRKLVSITDADIEAILKAYSSSRDNNVKDINGIETPSRKGKIVLAGSGPGHPDLLTRATYHAIQNADIILADKLVPAPVLDLIPRRTKVHIARKFPGNADQAQEEFLQMGLAALQEGKQVLRLKQGDPYLYGRGAEEFDFFRGEGYIPTVLPGITSAMSASLFADIPATHRGVSDQVLVCTGTGRKGAAPDPPTYVPTQTVVFLMALHRLSALVEALTTLSGDESSSSSRTLWPKETPCAIVERASCPDQRVIRSTLEHVCMAFEAAGSRPPGLLVVGASCHVLHDPQAQKWVIEEGFHGLDDLRGEAEAATTAVGETE, from the exons ATGAAAGACGCCTCAAACGACACGGCGCAGTTTGCGCCCTTGATGGCAGCATGGAACACTGAGAATCAAGTGCATTTGATCGTGGGCGCCAATCCTCTTGCAGCCGCTCGGTGTGCGAAGAGCCTTGAGGCTGGCGCGAAACCCATCGTCATTGCGCCGGAGACGGTGGATATGCACTTCACCCTGTCCGAACATATCTCTCGAGGCGCTGCGCAGTGGGTGCGTCGCGGTTTTcacgatgatgacttgacTAGTttgggaagagaggaagtCGATCAGGTGGTTGATGTGGTTTTTGTCACGCTGGGTAGCAACCATCCACTGA GCACACACATATCCAAGCTCTGCCACCGTCTTCGGATCCCGGTCAATGTATCAGATGCTCCGGAGCTGTGCTCGTTCACTTTACTCTCGACATACTCTGACGGGCCCCTTCATGTCGGGATTACAACATCCGGCCGTGGATGCAAACTTGCATCCCGATTACGGAGAGAGATTGCCGCTTTTCTACCTTCCAATCTGGGCGTTACTATCGACCGACTTGGTGCCGTACGCAGACGTCTCTGGGAAGAAGACAGCGCGGCTGGGCTTGGCGATGTGTCCTTtgaaggggatgaagatgattcAACGGGCCAGAAACATACGTTTAACACATTAGTCACGGAAGACGATGTTGCAGCAGCGAAGACAAGACGCATGCGCTGGTTATCGCAAATCTGCGAATACTGGCCGCTCCGGAAGCTTGTTTCCATCACCGACGCCGATATCGAGGCCATTCTCAAGGCCTACTCGTCTAGTCGGGACAATAACGTGAAAGACATCAACGGCATTGAAACACCATCCCGAAAAGGAAAGATTGTTCTCGCTGGCTCTGGGCCGGGGCACCCAGACCTACTCACCCGGGCTACATACCATGCAATCCAAAACGCAGATATCATTCTCGCGGACAAGCTTGTGCCCGCACCGGTTCTGGACTTGATCCCCCGCAGGACAAAGGTCCACATTGCGCGCAAGTTCCCAGGCAACGCGGATCAGGCGCAGGAGGAGTTCCTGCAGATGGGACTTGCAGCACTACAGGAAGGAAAGCAGGTTCTGCGACTCAAGCAGGGAGATCCGTATCTCTATGGGCGCGGAGCAGAAGAATTTGATTTCTTCCGGGGAGAAGGATACATCCCGACGGTGCTGCCGGGGATCACCAGCGCGATGAGCGCGTCTTTGTTCGCAGATATCCCCGCCACCCACCGTGGCGTATCCGATCAGGTTTTGGTCTGCACGGGAACGGGACGGAAAGGCGCTGCCCCGGATCCGCCGACTTACGTCCCCACCCAGACGGTAGTCTTCCTCATGGCTCTCCATCGGCTATCTGCTCTGGTGGAAGCTCTCACCACTTTATCTGGGGATGAGAGTAGTTCGAGCTCACGAACTCTCTGGCCCAAGGAGACGCCCTGCGCCATCGTCGAGCGAGCATCGTGCCCAGATCAAAGGGTGATCCGGTCCACCCTGGAGCATGTTTGTATGGCATTCGAGGCAGCAGGCTCGCGACCGCCTGGGTTGCTGGTTGTCGGGGCTAGCTGTCACGTTCTGCATGATCCTCAAGCCCAGAAATGGGTCATTGAGGAAGGGTTTCACGGACTCGATGATCTGCGCGGTGAGGCCGAGGCAGCGACGACGGCTGTGGGGGAGACTGAGTGA
- a CDS encoding uncharacterized protein (ID:PFLUO_000691-T1.cds;~source:funannotate) produces the protein MAPSAQPSSARQPLKLLMLHGYTQSGPLFHAKSRALVKHIQKAFPTHDVNAVYPTGPLRLDPADIPGHDPSSNKAEEDRIEAYGWWRRSNTADPPLYQGMEEGLAAVAKVLSEEGPFDGVIGFSQGAAMAGMVVALLEPGRKEAFAHFAADQGLGMPFPESFDPNTLQHPPVKFALCYSGFRAPGDRYRGFYERPPILTPILHVLGSLDAVVEESRSRALVDACSGDPEKDGRVVWHPGGHFLPSQRPYLDAAVRFIREELDRSTGSADKKNEEEDVNDMDVPF, from the coding sequence ATGGCGCCCAGTGCCCAACCCTCCTCGGCACGGCAGCCACTGAAGCTACTCATGCTTCATGGCTACACGCAGTCCGGCCCGCTCTTCCACGCTAAATCCCGCGCCCTGGTCAAGCACATCCAGAAAGCCTTCCCCACGCACGACGTCAATGCCGTCTACCCAACGGGACCCCTGCGTCTCGACCCAGCCGATATCCCCGGCCACGACCCATCCAGCAACaaagcggaagaagacagGATCGAGGCGTACGGCTGGTGGCGCCGGTCGAACACGGCCGATCCCCCGCTGTACcaggggatggaggagggtcTCGCCGCCGTGGCGAAGGTCCTGTCTGAAGAAGGCCCCTTCGACGGCGTGATCGGGTTCTCGCAGGGCGCGGCGATGGCGGGCATGGTGGTCGCGTTGCTGGAGCCCGGGCGGAAGGAGGCCTTTGCGCATTTTGCGGCGGACCAGGGGCTGGGGATGCCTTTTCCCGAATCCTTCGACCCCAACACCCTGCAGCACCCGCCGGTCAAGTTCGCGCTGTGCTATAGTGGGTTCCGGGCGCCGGGGGATCGATACCGGGGGTTCTATGAGCGTCCGCCTATCTTAACCCCGATTCTGCATGTGCTGGGTTCGTTAGATGCTGTTGTAGAGGAGAGTCGCAGTCGCGCGTTGGTTGATGCCTGCTCTGGGGATCCGGAGAAGGATGGGCGCGTTGTGTGGCATCCTGGTGGTCATTTCTTGCCCAGTCAGCGGCCATATCTGGATGCGGCGGTGCGGTTTATtcgggaggagctggaccGGAGTACGGGTAGTGCGGACAAGAAGaatgaggaggaggatgtgaaTGACATGGATGTGCCGTTTTAG